In Anaerolineae bacterium, the following are encoded in one genomic region:
- a CDS encoding MoaD/ThiS family protein, protein MSPATVHIRLYSILRKFAQEHGYDGHLTLQVEEGTTIDQIRERIGIPPRWANRYLKEARPLPPDYVVQDGDVIDILPPTIGGG, encoded by the coding sequence ATGTCGCCGGCAACCGTGCACATCCGGCTCTATTCCATTCTGCGCAAGTTCGCTCAGGAACACGGCTACGACGGCCACCTCACCCTGCAGGTCGAGGAAGGTACGACGATAGATCAGATTCGCGAGCGCATTGGCATCCCCCCGCGCTGGGCAAATCGCTATCTGAAAGAGGCCAGACCCTTGCCCCCTGATTATGTGGTTCAAGATGGCGATGTGATTGACATCCTGCCGCCGACCATCGGCGGGGGATGA